Part of the Henckelia pumila isolate YLH828 chromosome 2, ASM3356847v2, whole genome shotgun sequence genome is shown below.
AAGAAAGGGGAAAGAAAGTGACCATACCATGAGATCATGTCGGTCTCATGGTCTCACCCTTAACTTAGTAGATAGATAATATGACTTCAATTTTAGTACTTCTCTACAAGGCTTCTCAAAACTTTGTTATAACTTCACATTCTCACGCATATGTGCGTGTACAAGTAAAATTCGGTGCATTAACCCACACAATGTCTACAATCACATAAAGATCAACCAACAAATTACATACGACCACATTTACATCAGTTGTTAGAGTTCTGAGGATGCCCAGAATTATTTTCAAGGTTCTTCTTTCCCCGCTTCCCTCAccgcacccactctttcaagtgaTAAATGTCTGTATTAGAATTGTATAGTCTTGGTATGAGTGCattaggtttttcgaaaacctcTATGCGAAGAGAAAAGCTATAGAATCTTGCAAGGTcacaactaaaaataaaattgataattttttttggatCACTCATTTTGTCATGCATTTCAACAAATACTGAGCAAATATATGCATTCAAGACAAGACAGTGCACTTGAAACAAACACATTATACCATAGGGATTAGAGAAACCCAACGCATGGACATAACACAGTCTGATAGTATAAAATATTAGATGTTTTTCTAAATTCTGCAGAACCAAGTTTATATTCGGTTTCCACATTCCAAATGCAATAACGTTTTAGCCTGTGAGCGAGAGCGAAAAACAGGAACCATTCTCTATTGGTACTTGTACTAATCTTCCCCGTGTATGTCCAATTTTATCAGGTATAGAATTGTATTCAAAAAAAGCAGGAACATACACAATAACGCTTTTGGTTTCAATTATTTAAGCTGAGGTGGTACTGACTCAAAAGCATTCTTTCCGGGATTAGTAAAATTGATTCACGAATCGAAAAGAAAAGTTCACATTCAACTCATAATTTCTAGATAGATTAAGAGAAAGTGAGGAAGCGGACCTTGGTATTGGTGAGGTGAGCGTTTTTCCGGATCTCGGAGGCGACGGTGGAACGGAGCTGGGAGGGGGAAACAACGTCGTCGAGGTTATATATTTCCATGACGGAAGGGATCGATCGGCACGCCGTCTTGAAAAACTCGAACACGCGCCGCCGCGCCTCGGCCAAGCTCGCCGAGTTCGGCGGGACGCGCACGAACTTCACGGATGACGCCATCAATTTTTCCTTTTCTCGTGTTTTTCCCCGATTGTTATTGTCTATTGACGAGCATCACTTGCCTGCCTTTAAGTTTAACACAAAACACTCAATTTTGgtgaaatgattttaaattttttttgggtaaattttcattttatttataaatctaatCCAATCATTTCAATTTATATGTAATTTTAATATAGtttctgaaaaataaaataaaatatatttttattatatatgattGGTCAAATGTAAACATTTTTATACGTTGTTTGATTTTGTCCATTCGTGATTAGTGATATGTTTTTCTTGTTTCTGATTTTTAGTCACTCACTTTGATTTTTTTCTCCATTCACAACCAAGATACATTCATAAGTAAGGTAAATGTTCATAAAAAAAAAGTACGGTACGTTCACAAACGAAAACGAGGTATACGTACTTTGTTTCTCTgcttttctttttgtttgttgtaTATGGTTTGTGATAGTCTTCTTGCTTACAATGTTGGAAATtggtttttaaataataataataataataatatgttgaAAATGAATTTATTGATACGATTGATAGCaaaataaatctcaaattcatTGAAATCCTACACGTTttttgcccaaaaaaaaaaaagatattcaTAACTATGATTTTTTTAGTTCAAGAAAGATATCATGACAAATATTATATGTGAATATGACGACGATTGAAAATTAAATGGGAATGACATTTGTAATTGGGGCTTTTGATTGCATTCTCAAATGATAACCATAACAATGGGAAAGATTTAAACTTGAAGTTTTTAGAAGTGAGCAGAGATAGATATCATAGCGACCCACCCATATTACATACTAATGACTTAATAATCATGCAAATTAACTTAAGGAGGGATAATGCAAAAACGATAAATAGTAATTCCAAATGTCACTACAGaataataaaaatgataaaCTGAAACACGATATATAGTGATCCGTCTCGGAATCACTAAGTAGTCAAAGCTAAAGCatgcaaaataatttaatatgcaATAATCAGATAAATCAGcgaaaacttaaaataatacaactaaaATCTACTGGTAAGAATACAACCGGTCCCAAAATAAGTACTGATCAATGTTATACAATCCAATCGAAGATAGTGCTAAACTCCAAAAAGGAAAACCTGATACAGTACAATCCACTCTGCTGATGCTCAATAACCGCTACCTCctggtccgtccaacctaagtctGATCTtgtagaatagggtgtccagaaccaaaaccggggacgtgagctaacaatgcttagtacgaaagtatgagtatacacatgctatgaatgctaaatGCAAATGATCGGGTACCGAAAACCTATCACAGTAAAAACTCTTGCTCAAAAAATGGCACCATAGTATGTAGCACAATGAGTCGCTACATCAGGAGatactcccataccataagaaATAAGTGGATTATCCGGACCCAAATCCATGGCATCCATCCACAAAAACCTCGGGCTGAGCAACCTCTCTATAggtaatatcaaggtataggctcaacgtgataatgcatgcagcataataatcgtgacataataaaAGCACATAAGCCATgccatataaaacatgcaaaaatagaacatgcatattcaatcaggatatctcggatagtacgtccgtaCTTCAGAATAAGCAACCTAGTGATACTGGTTCCCTAGTCAAAGCCTAAAAGCAGACAGTCATCGTATCACTAAATGTctactaaaatccttaactagactaatagctactcactgAAGCTAAACAGAGTCTAGCGATATGCCTACGTCCGTA
Proteins encoded:
- the LOC140882288 gene encoding NADH dehydrogenase [ubiquinone] 1 alpha subcomplex subunit 6, translating into MASSVKFVRVPPNSASLAEARRRVFEFFKTACRSIPSVMEIYNLDDVVSPSQLRSTVASEIRKNAHLTNTKVIDMLLFKGTEELNNIVEHSKQRHHIIGQYVIGRHGLTHDIGVKDGTSDFLKNFYKGNYF